The proteins below are encoded in one region of Streptomyces roseirectus:
- a CDS encoding mycoredoxin — MPGTVTMYSTTWCGYCQRLKKQLDREGIGYTEINIEHDPESAAFVEKANGGNQTVPTVLFPDGSTLTNPSLAQVKQKIGA, encoded by the coding sequence ATGCCGGGCACTGTGACGATGTACAGCACCACGTGGTGCGGCTACTGCCAGCGGCTGAAGAAGCAGCTGGACCGTGAGGGCATCGGATACACCGAGATCAACATCGAGCACGACCCGGAGTCCGCGGCCTTCGTGGAGAAGGCGAACGGGGGCAACCAGACGGTGCCGACCGTGCTGTTCCCGGACGGCTCGACGCTGACGAACCCGTCGCTGGCGCAGGTCAAGCAGAAGATCGGCGCGTAG
- a CDS encoding ATP-dependent DNA helicase UvrD2 — MTAATPSPLFPQAPDSADAVLEGLDPEQREVATTLRGPVCVLAGAGTGKTRAITHRIAYGVRAGILQPSSVLAVTFTNRAAGEMRGRLRQLGAQGVQARTFHSAALRQLQYFWPKAIGGALPRLVDRKFQLVADAALSCGLRLDRGELRDATAEIEWCKVTQTVPADYALAVAKATRDAPRDPAELAQIYAAYENTKRERGVIDFEDVLLLTVAVLQDRRDIADQVRAQYQHFVVDEYQDVSPLQQRLLELWLGERDDLCVVGDASQTIYSFTGATPDHLLDFRVRHPGATVVKLVRDYRSTPQVVHLANGLLSQAGGRAADHRLELVSQRAPGPEPAYTEYADEPEEAEGAARRIRDLLAAGVPAAEIAVLFRTNAQSETYEQALADAGIPYQLRGAERFFDRPEVRKAIASLRAAARFGGNDSALDDAVDLPSQVRAVLSGEGWTSAPPAGSGAVRERWESLAALVHLARDFTAARPDATLADLIAELDERTNAQHAPTVQGVTLASLHSAKGLEWDAVFLVGVAEGMMPISYARTDEQVEEERRLLYVGVTRARERLHVSWALARSPGGRPSRRPSRFLDGLRPGSGGAAGRTTGQGATGGVERGTSGISGTFGTTAGRAGAPAVAARRQRTPARCRICGRTLTDGGELKLLRCDDCPSDMDEGLYERLRAWREVQAKHAGQPAFCVFTDRTLVAIAETAPEEPGELARIPGVGQRKLNRYGTDVLAICAGQDLAEAEGRD, encoded by the coding sequence GTGACAGCAGCAACGCCTTCCCCTCTCTTCCCGCAGGCACCTGACTCGGCCGACGCGGTGCTCGAAGGGCTGGACCCCGAGCAGCGCGAGGTGGCGACCACCCTGCGCGGCCCGGTGTGCGTGCTGGCCGGCGCCGGTACGGGCAAGACCAGGGCGATCACCCACCGCATCGCCTACGGGGTCCGCGCGGGCATCCTCCAGCCCTCCAGCGTGCTCGCCGTCACGTTCACCAACCGCGCGGCCGGAGAGATGCGCGGCCGGCTGCGCCAGCTCGGCGCCCAGGGCGTCCAGGCGCGTACGTTCCACTCGGCCGCGCTGCGCCAGCTCCAGTACTTCTGGCCGAAGGCGATCGGCGGCGCCCTGCCCCGCCTCGTCGACCGCAAGTTCCAGCTCGTCGCCGACGCCGCGCTCTCCTGCGGCCTGCGCCTGGACCGGGGCGAACTGCGCGACGCGACGGCCGAGATCGAATGGTGCAAGGTCACCCAGACCGTCCCCGCCGACTACGCGCTCGCCGTCGCCAAGGCGACCCGCGACGCCCCCCGCGACCCCGCCGAACTCGCCCAGATCTACGCCGCCTACGAGAACACCAAGCGCGAGCGCGGCGTCATCGACTTCGAGGACGTCCTGCTGCTGACCGTCGCCGTTCTCCAGGACCGCCGGGACATCGCCGACCAGGTCCGAGCCCAGTACCAGCACTTCGTGGTCGACGAGTACCAGGACGTCAGCCCCCTTCAGCAGCGCCTCCTGGAGCTGTGGCTCGGCGAGCGGGACGACCTGTGCGTGGTCGGCGACGCCAGCCAGACCATCTACTCCTTCACCGGCGCCACCCCCGACCACCTCCTCGACTTCCGCGTCCGCCACCCCGGCGCGACCGTCGTCAAGCTGGTCCGCGACTACCGCTCCACCCCCCAGGTCGTCCACCTCGCCAACGGCCTCCTCTCCCAGGCCGGCGGCCGTGCCGCCGACCACCGCCTCGAACTCGTCTCCCAGCGCGCCCCGGGCCCCGAACCGGCCTACACCGAGTACGCGGACGAACCCGAGGAGGCCGAGGGCGCCGCCCGCCGCATCCGCGACCTGCTCGCCGCCGGCGTCCCGGCGGCCGAGATCGCCGTCCTGTTCCGCACCAACGCCCAGTCCGAGACCTACGAGCAGGCCCTCGCCGACGCCGGCATCCCCTACCAGCTGCGCGGCGCGGAGCGGTTCTTCGACCGGCCCGAGGTCCGTAAGGCCATCGCGTCCCTGCGCGCGGCGGCCCGCTTCGGCGGCAACGACTCCGCGCTGGACGACGCCGTGGACCTGCCCTCGCAGGTGCGTGCCGTCCTCTCCGGCGAGGGCTGGACCTCCGCGCCCCCGGCGGGCTCCGGGGCCGTCAGAGAGCGCTGGGAGTCCCTGGCCGCGCTGGTGCACCTCGCCCGCGACTTCACCGCCGCCCGGCCGGACGCCACCCTCGCCGACCTGATCGCCGAGCTCGACGAGCGGACGAACGCCCAGCACGCCCCGACCGTCCAGGGCGTCACCCTCGCCTCCCTGCACTCCGCCAAGGGCCTGGAGTGGGACGCCGTCTTCCTGGTGGGCGTCGCCGAGGGCATGATGCCGATCAGCTACGCCCGCACCGACGAGCAGGTCGAGGAGGAACGGCGGCTGCTCTACGTCGGCGTGACCCGCGCGCGCGAGCGGCTGCACGTCTCCTGGGCGCTGGCCCGCTCGCCCGGCGGCAGGCCCAGCCGCCGCCCCTCCCGCTTCCTCGACGGCCTGCGCCCCGGCTCGGGCGGCGCGGCGGGCCGCACCACGGGCCAGGGCGCCACCGGGGGCGTGGAACGCGGCACCTCAGGCATCTCCGGCACCTTCGGCACCACGGCGGGCAGGGCGGGCGCCCCCGCCGTGGCCGCCCGCAGACAGCGCACGCCGGCGCGCTGCCGGATCTGCGGGCGCACGTTGACCGACGGGGGCGAACTGAAGCTCCTGCGGTGCGACGACTGCCCCTCCGACATGGACGAGGGCCTGTACGAGCGGCTGCGCGCCTGGCGAGAGGTCCAGGCCAAGCACGCCGGACAGCCCGCTTTCTGCGTCTTCACCGACAGGACGCTGGTGGCCATCGCGGAGACCGCCCCCGAGGAACCGGGCGAGCTGGCGCGCATCCCCGGCGTCGGCCAGCGCAAGCTCAACCGGTACGGCACCGATGTCCTGGCCATCTGCGCAGGTCAGGACCTTGCGGAGGCGGAAGGGCGGGACTGA
- the nudC gene encoding NAD(+) diphosphatase, whose product MTTWTDPNAERPVSLTAPSGIDRAAHHRLDEAWLAAAWSHPTTRCFVVSGGQVLIDETSDGRTELVMTPSFEAPLTEAHRYFLGTDEDGVSYFALQKDALPGRIDQSARPAGLREAGLLLSARDVGLMVHAVGLENWQRTHRFCSRCGERTVIAAAGHIRRCPACGAEHYPRTDPAVIMAVTDDEDRLLLGRQVHWPEGRFSTLAGFVEPGEAIEQSVRREVFEEVGVTVGRVEYVASQPWPFPSSLMLGFLAHATSTDIDVDGDEIHEARWFSRDELGAAFDSGEVLPPFGISIAARLIELWYGKPLPTRSFI is encoded by the coding sequence GTGACCACCTGGACCGACCCGAACGCCGAACGGCCCGTGTCGCTCACCGCGCCCAGCGGAATCGACCGCGCCGCCCACCACCGGCTCGACGAGGCGTGGCTCGCCGCGGCGTGGAGCCACCCCACCACGCGCTGCTTCGTGGTCTCCGGCGGCCAGGTCCTCATCGACGAGACGTCCGACGGCCGGACCGAACTCGTCATGACGCCCTCCTTCGAAGCGCCCCTCACCGAGGCGCACCGCTACTTCCTGGGCACCGACGAGGACGGCGTCAGCTACTTCGCCCTCCAGAAGGACGCCCTGCCCGGCCGCATCGACCAGTCCGCGCGCCCCGCGGGCCTGCGCGAGGCGGGCCTGCTGCTGTCCGCGCGCGACGTCGGCCTGATGGTCCACGCCGTCGGCCTGGAGAACTGGCAGCGCACCCACCGTTTCTGCTCCCGCTGCGGCGAACGCACCGTCATCGCCGCCGCGGGCCACATCCGCCGCTGCCCGGCCTGCGGCGCGGAGCACTACCCGCGCACCGACCCGGCCGTCATCATGGCCGTCACGGACGACGAGGACCGCCTCCTGCTGGGCCGCCAGGTCCACTGGCCCGAGGGGCGCTTCTCGACGCTCGCCGGCTTCGTCGAGCCCGGCGAGGCCATCGAGCAGTCCGTGCGCCGCGAGGTCTTCGAGGAGGTCGGCGTCACCGTCGGCCGCGTCGAGTACGTCGCCAGCCAGCCCTGGCCCTTCCCGTCCAGCCTGATGCTCGGCTTCCTCGCGCACGCCACGTCCACCGACATCGACGTCGACGGCGACGAGATCCACGAGGCCCGCTGGTTCTCCCGCGACGAGCTGGGCGCCGCCTTCGACTCCGGCGAGGTCCTGCCGCCCTTCGGCATCTCCATCGCGGCCCGCCTCATCGAACTCTGGTACGGCAAGCCACTGCCGACCCGCAGCTTCATCTGA
- a CDS encoding dipeptidase yields MSQPIDSVVSDVSAVRAYIGEHRTAFLADLAEWLRIPSVSAQPEHAADVSRSADWLAAKLTDTGFPVVEVWPTPGAPAVYAEWPSADPDAPTVLVYGHHDVQPAAREDGWDTDPFDPVVRGNRLYARGAADDKGQVFFHTLGVRAHLAVTGRTTPAVHLKLLIEGEEESSSPNFRALVEANAGRLAADAVIVSDTGMWAEDTPTVCTGMRGLTDCEIRLHGPDQDIHSGSFGGAVPNPATEVARLVAALHDDHARVAIPGFYDGVVELTDRERELFAELPFDEDRWLRTAHSHAARGEADYSTLERVWARPTAEVNGIGGGYQGAGSKTIVPASAFVKLSFRLVAGQDPDTVEKAVRAWVAAQVPAGIRCEIDFSPATRPCLTPLDHPALQSVVRAMGLAFEVPVRFTREGGSGPAADLQEVLDAPVLFLGISVPSDGWHAPNEKVELDLLLKGVETTAHLWGDLARTWRHAP; encoded by the coding sequence ATGAGCCAGCCCATTGACAGCGTCGTCAGTGACGTCAGCGCCGTCCGCGCGTACATCGGGGAACACCGGACCGCCTTCCTCGCTGACCTCGCCGAGTGGCTGCGCATCCCCTCCGTGTCGGCCCAGCCCGAGCACGCGGCCGACGTCTCCCGCAGCGCCGACTGGCTCGCCGCGAAACTCACCGACACCGGCTTCCCGGTCGTCGAGGTCTGGCCCACGCCCGGCGCCCCGGCCGTCTACGCGGAGTGGCCCTCCGCCGACCCCGACGCCCCCACGGTCCTCGTCTACGGCCACCACGACGTACAGCCCGCCGCCCGCGAGGACGGCTGGGACACCGACCCCTTCGACCCCGTCGTGCGCGGCAACCGCCTCTACGCGCGCGGGGCGGCCGACGACAAGGGCCAGGTCTTCTTCCACACCCTCGGCGTACGCGCCCACCTCGCCGTCACCGGCCGCACCACCCCCGCCGTCCACCTCAAGCTGCTGATCGAGGGCGAGGAGGAGTCCAGCTCCCCGAACTTCCGCGCCCTGGTGGAGGCCAACGCCGGCCGGCTCGCCGCCGACGCCGTGATCGTCTCCGACACCGGCATGTGGGCCGAGGACACTCCCACGGTCTGCACCGGTATGCGCGGCCTCACCGACTGCGAGATCCGCCTGCACGGCCCCGACCAGGACATCCACTCCGGCTCCTTCGGCGGCGCCGTGCCCAATCCGGCCACCGAGGTCGCCCGCCTGGTCGCCGCCTTGCACGACGACCACGCGCGCGTGGCGATCCCCGGCTTCTACGACGGCGTCGTCGAACTCACCGACCGCGAACGCGAACTCTTCGCCGAGCTGCCCTTCGACGAGGACCGCTGGCTGCGCACCGCGCACTCGCACGCCGCCCGGGGCGAGGCCGACTACAGCACCCTGGAGCGCGTCTGGGCGCGGCCCACCGCCGAGGTCAACGGCATCGGCGGCGGCTACCAGGGCGCCGGCAGCAAGACCATCGTCCCCGCCTCCGCCTTCGTGAAGCTGTCGTTTAGGCTCGTCGCCGGACAGGACCCCGACACCGTCGAGAAGGCCGTCCGCGCGTGGGTGGCCGCACAGGTGCCCGCCGGGATCCGCTGCGAGATCGACTTCAGCCCCGCCACGCGCCCGTGCCTGACCCCGCTCGACCACCCGGCCCTGCAGTCCGTCGTCCGCGCGATGGGGCTCGCCTTCGAGGTGCCCGTCCGCTTCACGCGCGAGGGCGGCTCGGGGCCCGCCGCCGACCTCCAGGAGGTCCTGGACGCCCCGGTGCTGTTCCTCGGCATCTCCGTCCCCTCCGACGGCTGGCACGCGCCCAACGAGAAGGTCGAACTCGACCTCCTCCTCAAGGGCGTCGAGACCACCGCGCACCTGTGGGGCGACCTCGCCCGGACCTGGCGCCATGCGCCCTGA